A window of Prolixibacter sp. SD074 contains these coding sequences:
- a CDS encoding nitrate reductase subunit alpha, which translates to MSLLNRLFYFSRVAEKTTDRHIVTTERNRDSEQFYRNRWQYDKIVRSTHGVNCTGSCSWKVFVKNGLVTWEIQQTDYPETRPDLPNHEPRGCPRGASYSWYLYSANRVKHPMVRGTLIDAYRKAKQNCSDPVEAWQTVMEDAVISKKYKAERGLGGFVRAGWEEVNEIIAAANIYTIKKFGPDRIAGFSPIPAMSMVSYAAGTRYLSLIGGSVLSFYDFYCDLPPASPQTWGEQTDVPESADWYNSSFLMLWGSNVPVTRTPDSPFFTQVRYKGTKTVVIAPDFNDAAKFSDLWMKPKQGTDAALGMAMGHVILKEFFLEQKTAYFDEYVRQYSDLPFLVKLEKHEKGYVAGALLRASDFADKLNVDKSPEWKPVLRDESSGELSVPNGTIGSRWDKSQKWNLEMKDARTGKDIQPLLSVLEKHDEIIDVAFPYFGGPTYKHQHFNASEHDDIISHKIPVQRIHTNEGESWCCTVFDLMVANYGLDRGLNDHNAAKSYDENLPYTPLWQEQITGVPKEQVITVARQFAENAAKTRGRSMIIIGAGVNHWFHTDMIYRSAINMLVFCGCVGQSGGGWSHYVGQEKLRPQTGWLPLAFGLDWNRPPRHMNTTSYFYLHSDQWRYEKVQLDELLSPLADQKLWKNLTMVDCNVKAERMGWLPSSPQLNANPVKLAGEAEKAGKKPEDYALEKLKSGEIHFASEDPDNPVNFPRNLFVWRSNLLGSSAKGMEYFMKHLLGAQNGVLGKDLKATGQPLPSEVNWHDQAPEGKLDLLVTADFRMSTTALHSDILLSAASWYEKNDLSTSDMHPFIHPFHQAVDPVWESRSDWDIYKGLAKKFSELSIGHLGNEKDVVLLPLQHDSPMEMSETTDASDWKHDGKEPKPGLNMPKIITVERNYPETYNRFTSLGPLMKSAGNGAKGISWNTEEEVEFLKQLNHTVSEETGAQGLPQIRTDIQAAEVILSLAPETNGNVAVKAWKALEKVTGRNHHALAASRADEKIRYHDILAQPRKIITSPIWSGIDSEEVSYNAGYTNVHELIPWRTLTGRQTLYQDHPWMRAYGENLVCYKPPIQTKSVERILQKLPSDGNYLVINMMTPHNKWTIHSSWSDNLLMLTLGRGGPVVWMSEKDAEKIKLVDNDWVEIFNQNGASVTRVIVSQRIPEGALVYYHNQERTVNMPVSQETGNRGGVHNSLERLSLKPTHMIGGYAQLAYGFNYYGTIGSNRDEIVVIRKLEKVEWKDEETG; encoded by the coding sequence ATGAGTTTATTAAACCGGCTTTTCTATTTTAGCAGGGTGGCAGAAAAAACCACGGACCGACACATCGTTACAACAGAACGAAACCGCGACAGCGAACAATTCTACCGGAACAGATGGCAGTACGACAAGATTGTCCGTTCCACTCACGGAGTGAACTGCACAGGCTCCTGTTCATGGAAGGTATTTGTAAAGAACGGTTTGGTGACTTGGGAAATCCAGCAAACCGATTACCCCGAAACCCGTCCCGACCTTCCGAACCACGAACCGCGCGGTTGCCCGCGGGGAGCCAGCTATTCATGGTACCTCTACAGTGCCAACCGCGTAAAACACCCTATGGTGCGCGGGACGCTAATCGATGCTTACCGGAAAGCCAAACAGAACTGCAGTGACCCGGTCGAAGCCTGGCAAACCGTAATGGAAGACGCAGTTATCTCGAAAAAATACAAGGCCGAACGTGGCCTTGGTGGATTTGTCAGAGCAGGCTGGGAAGAGGTCAATGAAATCATCGCTGCCGCTAATATTTACACCATCAAAAAATTTGGCCCCGACAGGATAGCAGGATTCTCACCCATCCCGGCCATGTCGATGGTTTCTTATGCTGCTGGTACCCGGTACCTGAGCCTTATCGGTGGTTCCGTTTTGAGCTTCTACGACTTTTATTGCGATTTGCCCCCCGCATCACCGCAAACGTGGGGTGAACAAACCGACGTACCGGAAAGTGCCGACTGGTACAACTCATCTTTCCTCATGCTCTGGGGCTCCAACGTGCCCGTGACCCGGACACCCGATTCTCCGTTTTTTACCCAGGTACGTTATAAAGGGACCAAAACGGTGGTGATTGCTCCTGACTTCAACGACGCAGCCAAGTTTTCCGACCTGTGGATGAAACCAAAACAGGGAACGGATGCGGCCCTGGGAATGGCTATGGGGCATGTAATACTCAAGGAATTCTTTCTGGAGCAAAAAACAGCCTATTTTGATGAGTATGTGCGACAATATTCCGACCTCCCCTTTCTGGTAAAACTGGAGAAGCACGAAAAGGGTTATGTCGCCGGCGCATTGCTACGGGCCTCCGACTTTGCCGATAAGCTGAATGTCGATAAATCTCCTGAATGGAAACCGGTACTTCGGGATGAAAGTTCCGGTGAATTATCGGTACCGAATGGAACCATCGGTTCGCGATGGGATAAGAGCCAGAAATGGAACCTGGAAATGAAGGATGCCCGCACCGGGAAGGATATTCAGCCGCTCCTCTCTGTATTAGAGAAACATGACGAAATAATTGATGTGGCATTTCCATACTTTGGCGGGCCAACCTATAAACATCAACACTTCAATGCATCGGAGCATGACGATATTATTTCGCACAAAATTCCGGTACAAAGAATCCACACCAATGAGGGAGAATCCTGGTGTTGCACCGTCTTCGATCTGATGGTGGCCAATTATGGCCTCGACCGTGGATTGAATGACCACAATGCAGCGAAAAGCTACGACGAGAATCTTCCGTATACACCATTATGGCAGGAGCAAATAACCGGCGTTCCCAAAGAACAGGTGATTACTGTCGCCCGCCAGTTTGCCGAAAATGCAGCAAAAACTAGAGGACGGTCGATGATCATCATCGGAGCAGGTGTCAACCACTGGTTCCATACCGATATGATCTACCGGAGCGCTATCAATATGCTCGTCTTCTGTGGATGTGTGGGGCAATCTGGTGGTGGTTGGTCGCACTATGTTGGACAAGAGAAGTTAAGGCCGCAAACCGGTTGGTTACCGCTGGCTTTCGGTCTCGACTGGAACCGGCCTCCCCGCCATATGAATACAACCTCCTATTTTTATCTTCACAGCGACCAGTGGCGTTACGAAAAAGTGCAGCTGGATGAATTACTCTCTCCCCTGGCTGACCAAAAGCTTTGGAAAAACCTAACCATGGTAGACTGTAACGTGAAGGCCGAACGAATGGGATGGTTACCTTCTTCACCGCAGCTAAATGCTAATCCGGTAAAACTGGCTGGTGAAGCGGAAAAAGCCGGGAAGAAGCCGGAAGATTATGCCCTGGAGAAACTAAAAAGTGGTGAAATACATTTTGCTTCGGAGGACCCGGATAATCCGGTTAACTTTCCCCGTAACCTGTTTGTTTGGCGCTCCAACCTGCTGGGCTCAAGTGCCAAAGGAATGGAGTATTTCATGAAACACCTGCTGGGTGCCCAAAACGGTGTTTTAGGAAAGGATCTGAAGGCCACCGGGCAACCGTTACCATCCGAAGTAAACTGGCACGATCAGGCGCCCGAAGGTAAACTGGATTTGCTCGTTACAGCCGATTTCCGCATGTCCACAACTGCTCTTCATTCCGATATTTTGCTGTCAGCTGCCTCCTGGTACGAAAAGAACGATCTGAGTACGTCTGATATGCATCCTTTCATTCATCCTTTTCATCAGGCCGTTGATCCGGTATGGGAATCGCGTTCAGATTGGGATATATACAAGGGACTGGCTAAAAAGTTCTCCGAACTTTCCATCGGTCATTTGGGTAACGAAAAAGATGTAGTTCTCTTGCCGTTGCAACATGATTCTCCCATGGAAATGTCCGAAACGACAGACGCCAGCGATTGGAAACATGACGGGAAAGAGCCAAAACCCGGGCTTAATATGCCCAAAATCATCACCGTAGAACGCAACTATCCGGAAACATACAATCGCTTTACCTCTTTGGGTCCACTCATGAAGAGTGCCGGAAACGGGGCGAAAGGTATTAGCTGGAATACGGAAGAGGAAGTTGAGTTTTTGAAACAATTGAATCACACTGTTTCAGAGGAGACGGGTGCTCAAGGGTTGCCACAAATCAGGACGGATATTCAGGCTGCAGAAGTAATTCTGAGCCTGGCACCGGAGACCAATGGCAACGTTGCTGTAAAAGCGTGGAAAGCATTGGAAAAAGTAACTGGCCGAAATCACCACGCATTGGCTGCAAGCCGCGCCGACGAAAAAATAAGGTATCATGATATCCTGGCTCAACCCCGGAAGATCATCACTTCCCCAATTTGGAGCGGAATCGATTCGGAGGAGGTTTCTTACAATGCTGGCTACACCAATGTCCATGAGCTGATTCCGTGGCGTACCCTTACAGGTAGGCAAACGCTTTATCAGGACCACCCGTGGATGAGAGCCTACGGTGAAAACCTGGTTTGCTATAAACCACCCATTCAGACGAAATCGGTGGAAAGAATCCTTCAAAAACTACCATCAGACGGAAATTACCTGGTCATTAACATGATGACCCCTCACAACAAATGGACGATCCACTCCTCATGGTCTGATAACCTCCTGATGCTTACCTTGGGGAGAGGTGGTCCGGTGGTATGGATGAGTGAGAAGGACGCCGAAAAAATTAAGCTTGTAGATAACGACTGGGTGGAAATCTTCAACCAGAATGGTGCGTCGGTAACGAGAGTGATTGTATCACAACGCATTCCGGAGGGGGCTCTGGTCTATTACCATAACCAGGAGCGGACCGTCAACATGCCGGTCAGTCAGGAAACTGGCAACCGCGGTGGTGTACACAATTCCCTCGAACGGTTGAGCCTAAAGCCAACCCACATGATAGGCGGATATGCACAACTGGCTTATGGTTTTAATTATTACGGAACCATCGGTTCGAACCGCGATGAAATTGTGGTAATACGTAAATTGGAGAAGGTAGAATGGAAAGATGAGGAAACCGGCTGA
- the narJ gene encoding nitrate reductase molybdenum cofactor assembly chaperone, whose protein sequence is MIKTYKILSLLLSYPQKELKNFLPDCLMLLRQEELLRDEQMKGIQNFIDVFSNEELTKWQAHYVQLFDYSRSVSLHLFEHVHGDSRDRGQAMVDLIRFYEEAGLEWKTNELPDYLPAFLEFISLSSSTQVAAEILSEPITIIGKVYQKLQEKENTYQYIFSAIISLSAKQPEMDKISSLTEAEKPMDLDKEYSEDPIRFGGDNGCSTCH, encoded by the coding sequence ATGATAAAAACTTATAAAATACTATCTCTGCTACTCTCATATCCTCAAAAGGAGTTGAAGAATTTCCTGCCGGATTGCCTGATGCTCCTCAGACAGGAGGAATTATTGAGGGATGAACAGATGAAAGGCATACAGAATTTTATCGATGTCTTTTCGAACGAGGAATTAACGAAATGGCAGGCACACTATGTTCAGCTTTTCGATTATTCCCGGTCGGTTTCCCTGCATCTTTTTGAACATGTCCATGGTGACTCGAGAGACCGTGGACAGGCGATGGTGGATTTGATACGTTTTTACGAGGAGGCAGGCCTGGAATGGAAAACAAACGAATTGCCCGATTACCTGCCCGCATTCCTGGAATTCATTTCGCTTTCCTCTTCAACACAGGTGGCCGCTGAAATTCTCTCTGAACCGATCACCATCATCGGCAAGGTTTACCAAAAACTGCAGGAAAAGGAGAATACTTATCAATATATTTTCAGCGCTATTATTTCACTCTCCGCCAAACAACCGGAAATGGACAAGATCAGTTCCCTCACAGAGGCGGAAAAGCCGATGGATTTGGATAAAGAATACAGTGAAGACCCCATCCGTTTTGGCGGAGATAATGGTTGCTCAACCTGTCATTAA
- the narH gene encoding nitrate reductase subunit beta: MRIRAQIGMVLNLDKCIGCHTCSVTCKNIWTTRQGMEYAWFNNVETKPGTGYPTDWENQDHYQGGWKLDKGALRPRMGTKAGIMKGIFANPHLPQIDDYYEPFTFNYSVLHKQAKFKTPPSARPYSMITGKLMDKIEKGPNWEDNLGGTFAKRSQDRNFEQVQKEILREFENAFMLYLPRLCEHCLNPTCVAACPSGAIYKREEDGIVLIDQDACRGWRECVSACPYKKVYFNWQSKKSEKCTLCFPKIENGEPTICSESCVGRIRYLGVMLYDQDQIKALASTPDAEDLYEAQLKIFLDPHDPEVIKEARKQGMTENYLKAAAASPVYKMVMDWKIALPLHPEFRTLPMVWYIPPLSPVQTAVDSGELGINGILPDVESLRIPVKYLANLFTGGKEKPVTTVLKKMLAMRAWMRAKSLEDSPNPDILPVAGLSETQVSEMYRYLALADYKDRYVLPTRMVKPNEDAYREKAEKGFDANNSNRPRTNLFGGI, from the coding sequence ATGAGAATTCGTGCTCAGATAGGAATGGTGTTAAACCTGGACAAATGTATCGGTTGCCACACGTGCTCCGTTACTTGCAAAAACATATGGACCACTCGCCAGGGAATGGAATATGCCTGGTTCAATAATGTGGAAACCAAACCTGGAACAGGCTACCCGACCGATTGGGAAAATCAGGATCACTACCAGGGTGGATGGAAGCTGGATAAAGGTGCGCTGCGTCCCCGGATGGGTACCAAAGCAGGGATTATGAAAGGAATATTTGCTAATCCTCATCTGCCGCAAATTGACGATTATTACGAACCTTTTACGTTTAACTACTCCGTCCTGCACAAACAGGCCAAATTCAAAACACCTCCGTCGGCTCGGCCATATTCGATGATAACCGGTAAGTTGATGGATAAGATTGAGAAGGGCCCCAATTGGGAGGATAACCTGGGTGGAACTTTTGCCAAACGCAGCCAGGACCGGAATTTCGAACAGGTACAAAAAGAAATTCTCAGGGAATTTGAAAATGCATTCATGCTCTATCTTCCTCGTCTTTGTGAGCACTGCCTGAATCCTACCTGCGTAGCTGCCTGTCCATCAGGGGCTATATACAAACGGGAAGAGGACGGGATAGTTCTGATCGACCAGGATGCCTGTCGTGGTTGGCGCGAATGTGTCAGTGCCTGTCCATATAAGAAAGTCTATTTCAACTGGCAGAGTAAGAAATCGGAAAAATGCACACTCTGCTTTCCAAAAATAGAAAATGGCGAACCAACAATCTGTTCCGAATCCTGTGTCGGGAGAATAAGGTATCTGGGCGTTATGCTTTACGATCAGGACCAAATCAAAGCGCTGGCTTCCACCCCTGATGCAGAAGATTTATATGAAGCCCAGTTAAAAATCTTTCTTGACCCACACGACCCCGAAGTTATCAAAGAGGCCAGGAAACAGGGGATGACAGAAAACTATCTAAAAGCAGCTGCTGCATCGCCCGTGTATAAAATGGTGATGGATTGGAAAATAGCGCTACCTCTACACCCTGAATTCCGCACCTTACCCATGGTCTGGTATATACCTCCTTTGTCACCCGTTCAAACAGCCGTTGACAGCGGAGAACTGGGGATTAACGGAATTTTACCCGATGTTGAGTCCCTCCGTATTCCGGTTAAATACCTGGCCAATCTTTTTACAGGCGGTAAAGAAAAACCGGTTACCACCGTACTGAAGAAGATGTTGGCCATGAGAGCATGGATGCGGGCCAAATCATTGGAAGATTCTCCCAACCCAGATATTCTGCCGGTAGCTGGCCTCTCTGAAACACAAGTCAGTGAAATGTACCGTTATCTGGCACTAGCGGACTATAAAGACCGTTATGTTCTTCCAACCCGTATGGTTAAACCAAATGAAGATGCCTACCGGGAGAAAGCCGAAAAAGGATTTGATGCAAATAATTCAAACCGTCCGCGAACCAACTTATTCGGAGGAATATAG